A genomic window from Nematostella vectensis chromosome 9, jaNemVect1.1, whole genome shotgun sequence includes:
- the LOC5517255 gene encoding uncharacterized protein LOC5517255, translating into MSPRTSHLGFVLLLAALGGASSSDLADEAFTKLRQTFDAMSQALGALSRQVMLQQFEVQEKIRSDADSGVKQIRDFNTGTRNYHTATHTRTGSVLAIHDHSNNDRTVGMGEFVGVLNGVEFRTRHNDYRLYMPHRTSKEWHATENIPFPQVPPSVLNKPTISEQIEEMKEWFKAWRDQNHTVRDYRDYFKPVLCYLEGAWTTNTENIEEPFESDRHFVDASSWFDLQEKIRFTSYTGRKDNLENFSFLPTAIINVTKDGRPIFAQWNYRILCHPVSRDIPLNRFRVVDDLGVRLTVKRSYEHHGKTRSARFQLNPFDKDWQETEDKINQERWGLLDEIMSEIPGKDNYAGSLTDEAFDIEALSMHPEKNGEKLDVSRYHRWFKVGRRGAMGTSIRSRGFSDDTLYMAMTSQPKVAGMNLAHQCWTRWNGQKMCKHYYKQKWTYAIPLEIIFLTPLHRWNPYDIQYKGDAKTDWGKTVVDGGRNGDKTPEKAYNGSNSRVYYQTPVEMFQGGEVGSGAADTTKSSVGVLDKTGKVRNCVASGTRVFFPYMPGVGFLRQRYPIFPVHGEGSLAMKELEAVKDLLLKSGTYGYAFRETLGTGTTPPPEPEQGVTLQMKTSRSNSVPWHEHTVTLEPHEVEFLKNSRGSTLIKTTTESAGHMHEVKIMFNTWNNINRWEMTQCDSVNDPAWNKCNDQHPSDFVVIPEGIL; encoded by the exons ATGAGCCCACGCACAAGCCACCTCGGTTTCGTTCTGCTCCTCGCAGCGCTTGGCGGCGCAAGCTCCTCAGATCTCGCGGACGAAGCATTTACCAAACTGAGACAAACCTTCGACGCTATGAGCCAGGCCTTGGGGGCTCTCTCCAGACAAGTGATGCTTCAGCAGTTTGAGGTTCAAGAAAAAATCCGCTCAGATGCAGACTCCGGTGTGAAGCAAATCCGTGATTTTAACACGGGAACGCGTAATTATCACACCGCTACGCACACGCGAACTGGGAGCGTGCTCGCGATTCATGATCACTCTAACAATGATCGCACCGTTGGAATGGGGGAGTTCGTGGGAGTGCTGAATGGAGTTGAGTTCCGCACAAGACACAATGACTACAGACTTTACATGCCGCACAGGACAAGCAAGGAG TGGCATGCTACTGAGAATATCCCCTTCCCCCAAGTTCCACCATCAGTTCTTAACAAACCCACCATCTCTGAGCAAATCGAAGAAATGAAAGAATGGTTCAAAGCGTGGCGTGACCAAAATCACACCGTGCGTGACTACCGTGACTACTTTAAGCCGGTCCTGTGCTACCTCGAGGGGGCCTGGACAACGAACACCGAAAACATCGAAGAGCCATTTGAGAGCGATCGCCACTTTGTCGACGCCTCAAGTTGGTTTGATCTACAAGAAAAAATCCGATTTACCTCATACACAGGACGCAAGGATAACTTGGAGAACTTCTCTTTTCTGCCGACAGCCATCATCAATGTGACCAAGGATGGAAGACCGATCTTTGCGCAATGGAATTACCGCATTCTTTGCCATCCGGTATCTCGTGATATCCCCCTGAACAGGTTCCGCGTGGTGGACGACCTTGGAGTGCGGCTCACAGTAAAGCGTTCGTATGAACATCACGGAAAAACCAGGTCTGCAAGATTCCAGTTAAACCCGTTTGACAAGGACTGGCAGGAAACTGAAGACAAGATCAACCAAGAACGTTGGGGACTCCTTGATGAAATTATGTCCGAG ATCCCAGGCAAAGATAACTACGCCGGGAGCCTAACTGACGAGGCGTTTGACATTGAAGCCCTCAGCATGCATCCAGAAAAAAACGGAGAGAAACTGGACGTTTCCAGATATCACCGATGGTTCAAAGTCGGAAGGCGTGGCGCTATGGGCACCTCGATACGATCACGGGGATTTAGTGATGATACCTTGTACAtggcgatgacgtcacagccaAAGGTCGCAGGGATGAATCTAGCCCATCAATGCTGGACCAGATGGAATGGACAGAAG ATGTGCAAACACTACTATAAACAAAAATGGACGTACGCCATTCCCCTGGAAATCATCTTTTTGACCCCCCTGCACCGATGGAACCCGTATGACATCCAATACAAGGGCGATGCCAAGACTGACTGGGGAAAAACGGTCGTGGACGGGGGACGTAACGGAGACAAGACCCCTGAGAAGGCGTATAACGGTAGCAACAGCAGAGTTTACTATCAGACGCCTGTTGAGATGTTCCAGGGTGGAGAGGTCGGTAGTGGGGCTGCTGACACTACTAAAAGCTCTGTTGGAGTTCTGGATAAGACAG gcaaaGTACGTAATTGTGTGGCTAGTGGCACGCGTGTATTCTTTCCTTACATGCCAGGGGTAGGATTCCTACGACAGCGGTACCCCATCTTTCCGGTCCACGGCGAGGGTAGCTTGGCGATGAAAGAGTTAGAAGCTGTAAAAGATCTCCTGCTCAAGTCTGGGACGTACGGTTACGCTTTCCGCGAGACCCTGGGAACGGGTACAACGCCTCCCCCTGAACCTGAACAAGGAGTTACACTACAGATGAAAACAAGCAGGAGTAATTCAGTACCCTGGCACGAGCACACGGTCACACTGGAACCACACGAG GTGGAGTTTCTGAAAAATAGCAGAGGTAGTacattaataaaaacaacCACAGAATCAGCCGGTCACATGCACGAGGTCAAGATAATGTTTAACACATGGAACAACATCAACCGCTGGGAGATGACGCAATGTGATTCGGTAAATGATCCAGCATGGAACAAGTGCAATGATCAGCATCCTTCCGACTTTGTGGTTATACCAGAGGGGATTTTGTAA
- the LOC5517256 gene encoding LHFPL tetraspan subfamily member 6 protein: MAKSLTPIGVVWVLSSVISSLLCCVSFYLPYWIEGKTLGVSVHFGVFRRCNFLAKDEDGSTYVMQACGRYASFADIPSTSWKACTVLIGIGCGLLLLVCLTAICSCCMRDIITKSSGKVAGIVQFFAASFLGFSAAAYPSGWGGVEVRQACGPDADSFNLGQCSLGWAFYIYILGTAMAFVCVGMSIKAGKARPSSPTDHLNNFIV; this comes from the exons ATGGCTAAATCTCTGACCCCTATTGGGGTCGTTTGGGTTCTTTCGTCTGTTATAAGCTCTTTACTCTGTTGCGTCAGTTTTTATCTACCTTATTGGATCGAAGGGAAAACGCTTGGAGTTTCTGTACACTTTGGCGTGTTTCGTCGCTGTAATTTTTTGGCCAAGGATGAAGATGGAAGTACATATGTCATGCAAGCTTGCGGGCGCTATGCTAGCTTCGCCGATATCCCCTCTACATCGTGGAAAGCCTGTACGGTTCTTATTGGTATCGGCTGTGGCCTTCTACTTCTTGTCTGCTTGACCGCTATTTGCTCGTGTTGTATGCGAGATATCATCACAAAGTCATCGGGAAAAGTGGCCGGAATTGTACAGTTTTTTGCCG CTTCGTTTCTCGGATTCTCGGCGGCCGCATACCCATCAGGGTGGGGAGGCGTGGAAGTAAGACAAGCTTGCGGACCGGACGCGGACAGTTTCAATCTCGGACAATGTTCTCTCGGTTGGGCCTTTTACATCTATATCCTGGGCACTGCCATGGCTTTCGTGTGCGTCGGGATGTCAATCAAAGCCGGCAAGGCACGCCCTTCATCGCCTACTGATCACTTGAATAACTTTATAGTCTGA
- the LOC5517257 gene encoding mannose-P-dolichol utilization defect 1 protein isoform X2, producing the protein MNWFKVPCLKLAISKALGYGIVVGSSIIKIPQIIKVVNAGSVVGLSLMSFFTELVATTATSAYSLVKGFPFSTWGESFFLCIQTSLLIILYFHFNRKPMIAALFCGLYAVSVYVLLSDKVSLDIHTKLVSLNVPLMAISKLLQIVANFRNGHTGQLSFIMVFLLFVGAIARIFTTVQETGDTIMLATYCMTTALNGILVAQVLFYWNVKVDTHQKRD; encoded by the exons ATGAATTGGTTCAAAG TTCCATGCCTCAAGCTAGCGATCAGTAAAGCTCTGGGATATGGAATTGTCGTTGGCTCATCTATCA TCAAGATCCCACAGATTATAAAGGTGGTGAATGCTGGCAGTGTAGTAGGACTTAGCCTGATGTCATTCTTTACCGAGCTTGTCGCCACCACAGCTACTTCTGCCTACAGCCTTGTGAAAGGATTCCCATTTAG CACTTGGGGGGAAAGCTTCTTTCTGTGCATCCAGACATCGCTACTCATCATCCTCTACTTTCACTTTAACCGCAAGCCCATGATTGCAGCTTTATTCTGTGGCCTCTATGCCGTTAGCGTCTATGTTCTGCTTTCAGACAAGGTCTCCCTTGATATACACACCAAGCTGGTGTCTTTGAATGTGCCTTTGATGGCTATCAGTAAG TTACTCCAGATCGTTGCCAACTTTCGCAATGGCCACACAGGGCAGCTCTCCTTCATCATGGTATTTCTTCTGTTCGTTGGTGCCATTGCCAGAATCTTCACCACCGTCCAGGAAACTGGAGACACCATCATGCTGGCAACATACTGCATGACCACAGCACTGAATGGAATCCTGGTCGCCCAAGTCTTGTTCTATTGGAACGTCAAGGTTGATACTCACCAGAAGAGAGATTAG
- the LOC5517257 gene encoding mannose-P-dolichol utilization defect 1 protein isoform X1, whose product MAAEGLFASLVLLILPKNCYDEFFVKFNFFHVPCLKLAISKALGYGIVVGSSIIKIPQIIKVVNAGSVVGLSLMSFFTELVATTATSAYSLVKGFPFSTWGESFFLCIQTSLLIILYFHFNRKPMIAALFCGLYAVSVYVLLSDKVSLDIHTKLVSLNVPLMAISKLLQIVANFRNGHTGQLSFIMVFLLFVGAIARIFTTVQETGDTIMLATYCMTTALNGILVAQVLFYWNVKVDTHQKRD is encoded by the exons atggcggccgaagGTCTATTTGCTTCTCTTGTGTTGTTAATCCTTCCTAAAAATTGTTACGACGAGTTCTTCGTCAAATTCAACTTCTTTCACG TTCCATGCCTCAAGCTAGCGATCAGTAAAGCTCTGGGATATGGAATTGTCGTTGGCTCATCTATCA TCAAGATCCCACAGATTATAAAGGTGGTGAATGCTGGCAGTGTAGTAGGACTTAGCCTGATGTCATTCTTTACCGAGCTTGTCGCCACCACAGCTACTTCTGCCTACAGCCTTGTGAAAGGATTCCCATTTAG CACTTGGGGGGAAAGCTTCTTTCTGTGCATCCAGACATCGCTACTCATCATCCTCTACTTTCACTTTAACCGCAAGCCCATGATTGCAGCTTTATTCTGTGGCCTCTATGCCGTTAGCGTCTATGTTCTGCTTTCAGACAAGGTCTCCCTTGATATACACACCAAGCTGGTGTCTTTGAATGTGCCTTTGATGGCTATCAGTAAG TTACTCCAGATCGTTGCCAACTTTCGCAATGGCCACACAGGGCAGCTCTCCTTCATCATGGTATTTCTTCTGTTCGTTGGTGCCATTGCCAGAATCTTCACCACCGTCCAGGAAACTGGAGACACCATCATGCTGGCAACATACTGCATGACCACAGCACTGAATGGAATCCTGGTCGCCCAAGTCTTGTTCTATTGGAACGTCAAGGTTGATACTCACCAGAAGAGAGATTAG